In Geopsychrobacter electrodiphilus DSM 16401, a single window of DNA contains:
- the asd gene encoding aspartate-semialdehyde dehydrogenase: protein MKVGFVGWRGMVGSVLMQRMEQENDFVGIEPVFFSTSQAGQDAPFGADKLLDAASIEDLKKLDAIVTCQGGDYTKEIHPQLRAAGWKGYWIDAASSLRMEKDAVIILDPVNRGVIDAALTAGQKDFIGGNCTVSLMLMALGGLFHNNLVEWISSMTYQAASGAGAPNMRELLAQMGHLGASVAEELKNPASAILDIDRKVTAELRGSTIPTDNFGFPLAGSVLPWIDREVEGGQSREEWKGFAETNKILGTTTPIPVDGLCVRVGAMRCHSQAMTIKLKKDVPLADIEAMLANDNQWAELIPNTKAETLARLTPAAISGTLKTPVGRVRKMRMGGDYLSAFTVGDQLLWGAAEPLRRMLRLLLER, encoded by the coding sequence ATGAAAGTCGGATTTGTTGGATGGCGCGGTATGGTCGGTTCGGTGCTGATGCAGCGCATGGAGCAGGAGAACGATTTCGTCGGGATTGAACCGGTCTTCTTTTCGACTTCGCAGGCAGGTCAGGATGCACCCTTCGGGGCGGATAAGCTGCTGGATGCCGCGAGCATCGAGGATCTGAAAAAACTTGATGCTATCGTCACCTGTCAGGGGGGGGATTATACCAAGGAGATTCACCCGCAACTACGCGCTGCCGGGTGGAAGGGCTACTGGATTGATGCCGCCAGCAGTCTGCGCATGGAAAAGGATGCGGTCATTATTCTCGACCCGGTCAACCGGGGCGTGATCGATGCTGCTCTGACCGCCGGGCAAAAGGATTTCATCGGCGGTAACTGCACCGTCAGTCTGATGTTGATGGCCTTGGGCGGGTTGTTCCATAACAATCTCGTCGAGTGGATTTCATCCATGACTTACCAGGCGGCTTCGGGGGCAGGAGCACCCAATATGCGCGAACTGCTGGCGCAGATGGGGCACCTTGGCGCTTCTGTCGCAGAGGAGCTCAAGAATCCGGCGTCGGCTATCCTTGACATCGATCGCAAGGTGACCGCTGAACTGCGTGGCAGTACGATCCCGACCGATAACTTCGGGTTCCCTCTGGCCGGTAGTGTCCTCCCCTGGATCGATCGCGAGGTCGAGGGAGGTCAGAGCCGCGAAGAGTGGAAGGGCTTTGCCGAAACTAATAAAATTCTTGGGACAACGACGCCGATCCCGGTGGATGGCCTGTGCGTGCGGGTCGGTGCCATGCGCTGTCACAGTCAGGCGATGACGATTAAACTTAAAAAAGATGTGCCCTTGGCCGATATCGAGGCGATGCTGGCCAACGACAACCAATGGGCCGAGCTCATCCCCAATACCAAAGCCGAAACTCTGGCGCGGCTGACCCCGGCGGCGATTTCGGGGACCCTCAAGACCCCGGTTGGTCGTGTGCGGAAGATGCGCATGGGGGGAGACTATCTGTCGGCTTTCACCGTCGGCGACCAGCTTCTGTGGGGCGCCGCCGAACCGCTGCGGCGGATGCTCAGGCTGCTGCTGGAGAGATAA
- a CDS encoding glycine cleavage system protein R, with the protein MSCRFILTAFGKDRPGIVADVTRVLYENDCNLEENSMTLLADEFTLILLFSATDQRIEERLLSECRRLEKDRGISAFIRVLGERRVTPGAGAQDYIVEVEGLDQSGIVFRVSQHLADLGLNILDLKSQVKSSPESGTALYQMQVHIQAPPGMTAEQIETSLAPVADELHVDISVTG; encoded by the coding sequence ATGTCGTGCCGCTTTATCTTGACAGCTTTTGGCAAGGATCGACCGGGAATTGTTGCCGACGTGACACGCGTCCTCTACGAGAATGATTGTAATCTCGAAGAGAACAGTATGACCCTGCTTGCCGATGAATTTACCCTGATCCTGCTCTTCTCAGCTACAGATCAGAGGATTGAGGAGCGCCTGCTCTCTGAATGCCGCAGGCTTGAGAAGGATCGTGGGATTTCGGCGTTTATTCGTGTGCTGGGCGAACGAAGGGTAACGCCGGGTGCGGGAGCACAGGATTACATTGTCGAGGTCGAGGGGCTCGACCAGTCGGGGATCGTCTTTCGGGTCAGCCAGCATCTGGCGGATCTCGGACTGAATATCCTTGATCTCAAGTCCCAGGTCAAAAGTTCGCCCGAAAGCGGTACAGCGCTCTACCAGATGCAGGTTCATATTCAGGCCCCGCCCGGGATGACGGCCGAACAGATTGAGACCAGTCTCGCCCCGGTCGCGGATGAGCTGCATGTCGATATCAGCGTGACGGGCTGA
- a CDS encoding metallophosphoesterase encodes MTLFLIIFLFIYSGVHLLAIWACYPLLLGHGALTLLAAIWTLLMVTAPAAAHFLDKTGHESSARALAWIGYSWMGFVFYAFCFSVLLAFWQCGVWLTAFVFPQALACSIYGAQTALVILLLTLTIGIYGIFEARSLRIEKLNILTDRLPAGRASLTIAQVSDMHLGMLRRDEELGQVVSQLKVLNPDLLMATGDIVDAQISHLDGLVNLWQQIQPPLGKFAVTGNHEVYAGLQQSIDFLKASGFSILRNASIEVMPGIQLMGVDDPAGSGSQPDELELLRSLRSDALRIYLKHRPQVDDASLGLFDLQLSGHSHRGQLFPFNLLTRLKFPLQDGFYPLAKGSHLYTSRGTGTWGPPMRVGSPPEITLITFLVKNGASR; translated from the coding sequence ATGACCCTGTTCCTGATCATTTTCCTGTTTATTTATAGCGGTGTCCACCTGCTGGCTATCTGGGCCTGTTATCCCCTGTTGCTTGGTCACGGTGCCCTGACGCTGCTGGCCGCGATCTGGACCCTGCTGATGGTGACGGCGCCGGCAGCCGCCCACTTTTTGGATAAGACGGGACATGAGAGTAGTGCCCGTGCTCTGGCCTGGATCGGCTACAGCTGGATGGGTTTTGTCTTTTATGCCTTCTGTTTCAGTGTGTTGCTGGCCTTTTGGCAGTGCGGGGTCTGGTTGACAGCTTTTGTCTTTCCCCAGGCTCTGGCTTGCTCAATCTATGGTGCCCAGACCGCACTGGTTATTCTGTTGCTGACTCTGACAATCGGCATCTATGGTATTTTTGAGGCCCGGAGTCTGCGAATCGAAAAGCTTAATATCCTGACCGACCGTCTGCCTGCCGGAAGGGCAAGCCTGACCATCGCTCAGGTGTCCGACATGCACCTCGGGATGTTGCGGCGTGATGAGGAACTTGGCCAGGTCGTCTCGCAGCTCAAGGTGCTCAACCCGGATTTACTGATGGCGACCGGTGATATTGTCGATGCCCAGATCAGCCATCTGGATGGACTGGTCAACCTCTGGCAGCAGATTCAACCGCCGCTTGGTAAATTTGCCGTGACTGGTAATCATGAGGTCTACGCCGGCCTGCAACAGTCGATTGATTTTCTCAAGGCCAGCGGGTTCAGCATTCTGCGTAATGCGAGTATTGAAGTGATGCCCGGTATTCAGCTGATGGGGGTCGACGATCCTGCAGGCTCAGGCAGTCAGCCTGATGAACTGGAATTGCTGCGCAGCTTGAGGTCGGATGCTTTGCGGATTTATCTCAAGCATCGGCCCCAGGTTGATGATGCAAGTCTGGGGCTCTTTGACCTGCAGCTTTCGGGTCACAGCCATCGTGGTCAGTTATTCCCCTTCAATCTGCTGACCAGGCTGAAATTTCCGTTACAGGATGGATTCTACCCGCTGGCAAAGGGGAGTCACCTCTACACCAGTCGTGGCACCGGGACCTGGGGGCCACCGATGCGGGTCGGCTCACCACCCGAGATTACCCTGATCACATTTTTGGTGAAAAATGGAGCGAGTCGGTAA
- a CDS encoding SDR family NAD(P)-dependent oxidoreductase: MARIVLITGASAGFGAAIARHFAAKGDRLILTARRLERLEKLRAELESSAQIHLVQLDVRDRSQVEEKLRQLPEAFAAVDILVNNAGLALGLGPAQQAELDDWDTMIDTNCKGLTYCTRVLLPGMVERNRGHVVNIASAAGSYAYPGANVYGASKAFVLQFSDNLRADLLGTRVRVSCIAPGMAETEFSLVRFKGDVERARGLYAGSNAMTASDIAHAVMYVTDQPEHLNINHIEMMPITQAPAGLKVLKTPG; encoded by the coding sequence ATGGCTAGAATCGTATTGATTACAGGGGCTTCGGCGGGTTTTGGTGCGGCGATAGCGCGGCATTTTGCCGCCAAGGGGGATCGCCTGATTCTGACTGCGCGGCGGTTGGAGCGGCTGGAAAAGCTGAGGGCTGAACTCGAATCGAGTGCGCAAATTCATCTGGTGCAACTCGATGTGCGCGATCGGTCCCAGGTTGAAGAGAAGTTAAGGCAACTCCCTGAAGCGTTTGCCGCAGTCGATATCCTGGTCAATAACGCCGGGCTTGCTCTGGGCCTGGGCCCCGCCCAGCAGGCCGAACTGGATGACTGGGATACGATGATCGACACCAACTGCAAGGGATTGACCTATTGCACGCGGGTGCTCTTGCCGGGGATGGTTGAGCGGAACCGCGGGCATGTGGTTAACATCGCCTCAGCCGCCGGTAGCTACGCTTATCCGGGAGCCAATGTTTATGGCGCAAGCAAGGCCTTTGTGCTGCAGTTTTCGGATAATCTGCGTGCCGATCTGCTCGGCACCAGGGTCCGGGTCTCCTGTATTGCGCCCGGAATGGCCGAAACCGAGTTTTCTCTGGTCCGCTTCAAGGGGGATGTCGAACGGGCGAGAGGGCTCTATGCAGGAAGCAACGCCATGACCGCCAGTGATATTGCCCATGCGGTCATGTACGTGACCGATCAACCAGAACATCTGAATATCAACCATATTGAAATGATGCCGATCACGCAGGCTCCGGCAGGACTGAAAGTTTTAAAAACCCCAGGCTGA
- a CDS encoding GSU3473 family protein yields the protein MIRIIYRTGEEDLVSPKFLDILLYLDQVQLFERSAGWVVVGVDQLRGSLPATYSGPDQRQHKQTSLPAPVRTDFWSQSYRAASPLNPA from the coding sequence ATGATTCGTATCATTTATCGAACCGGTGAAGAAGACCTGGTCTCCCCCAAGTTTCTGGATATCCTGCTCTACCTTGACCAGGTTCAGTTGTTTGAGCGCTCCGCCGGCTGGGTAGTTGTCGGCGTTGATCAACTGCGCGGTTCACTGCCCGCGACCTACTCGGGGCCCGATCAACGCCAACACAAGCAAACGTCCCTGCCTGCTCCGGTACGCACTGATTTCTGGTCCCAGAGCTACAGAGCAGCCTCTCCCCTCAACCCTGCATGA
- a CDS encoding transglycosylase SLT domain-containing protein: MNTAEVINPDTRFDLIIADMVEHYFPELVRDLTEFGPLWLRAQIWQESRFDPLAISPSGAKGLMQLMPGTALEMGVSDCFDPVQNIRGGVQYLAIQYRHLSEIPEYKERLRFALASYNGGRGYINKALEIARAAEGLPVAFKDWQRGGHIPGWWQMWQQASSRLKDSACVVNGQRPDYRQMIDYVHRIEARFSVYLTEAGVQRRHPAWS, from the coding sequence ATGAACACCGCTGAAGTCATCAATCCGGATACCCGCTTCGACCTGATCATCGCCGATATGGTTGAGCACTACTTTCCGGAGTTGGTGCGAGATCTGACCGAGTTCGGCCCGTTGTGGCTGCGCGCGCAGATCTGGCAAGAGAGCCGGTTCGATCCGTTGGCGATCTCCCCCTCCGGGGCCAAAGGTCTTATGCAGTTAATGCCAGGCACCGCGCTTGAGATGGGCGTGAGCGATTGCTTTGATCCGGTGCAGAACATTCGCGGCGGGGTGCAGTATCTGGCGATTCAATACCGGCACCTGTCGGAGATTCCCGAATATAAAGAGCGCCTGCGCTTCGCCCTGGCCAGCTACAACGGCGGACGTGGCTATATCAATAAAGCGCTCGAGATCGCCCGCGCCGCCGAAGGTCTGCCGGTCGCGTTTAAAGATTGGCAGCGCGGCGGGCATATCCCCGGCTGGTGGCAGATGTGGCAGCAGGCCAGCAGTCGCCTGAAAGATTCCGCCTGTGTGGTCAACGGCCAGCGCCCCGACTACCGGCAGATGATCGACTATGTTCACCGCATCGAGGCGCGCTTTTCGGTTTATTTGACCGAGGCAGGCGTGCAGCGGCGTCATCCGGCTTGGAGTTGA
- a CDS encoding SGNH/GDSL hydrolase family protein — translation MAIDDLKTTDNYTDLVARLNAKLYALAHGQTAGIIGADTYANLAAITSNANEVGYVGNDTNPLLIGNYIADGAGGWVQSSYDRVAVVETEADAIIPALSDISSLVAITSGKNLFNSLAVSSEYFINGTTGALAAHAGYYTSEFIRVIPSTNYITSPASAYRVGYYGKAQDFIGYADTVTAFTTASNVYYIKISALNATLATRQIELGSTATDYWEFSAITQLENKLSTNIKNTAILARGKNLVDTSVVTSGVVLDVATGATSSNASYFTTEYIKLYSSSSYRISGTPYGHAIYNSNMVYVSGALLNYGITTPSDSNGFVYIRISALNAQLNYMQIEAGTVATDYQKFHEITVSGNAILPDTIGDYKLKESYIIGTPSKNLFNKNDVNLNSFLLSTGGGAYYYANYFVSNYIPVNESTEYYPTVSAVNRISYYDKFGTFISQSNNVTGSITTPAKTTSLRLASSTASINSVQLELGSAATVYANYGAELSSSVLVSSGLKPPKIYTLDDAWKAWLNGDKFPIAFYGDSTTLGTGTTGVVAGALLGDATTPAGTDNTSPNAYSKILEALIIDATGNSTLKVYNAGFSGKTLSWGALSANMESEFAGTSDYSDVKMIGLGFGINDRVLYTTETLFKSGFKADLATAINWCYDHDIQPFLLTTQAVLACGVATTYVGTYPLRTSEAIETVANEIKREIAEKYGLEIVNLNAFTRDYLQYSSVLHSTLIPDKLHFGDVGHEFEAGAIFSEICPWCQTVESSVRIDYSTQVIRDAPADDLITLAGSLTNGFKLYASYTKGDALDLKIMTTWVFVTSKTPLTLTAYKGATGLTYAVVDGVTTVLSTGSTALGTLEIGLHKLEVFTGLSTAVDFQGFTLS, via the coding sequence ATGGCGATCGACGATCTGAAAACCACCGACAATTACACCGACCTGGTCGCCCGCCTTAACGCCAAACTCTACGCCCTGGCCCACGGGCAGACCGCCGGAATCATTGGTGCTGATACCTACGCCAACCTTGCCGCGATCACTAGCAACGCCAATGAAGTTGGTTATGTCGGGAATGATACTAATCCGCTGTTGATCGGCAACTATATTGCCGATGGTGCGGGGGGTTGGGTACAGTCGAGTTATGACCGGGTAGCTGTTGTAGAAACAGAAGCCGATGCTATCATCCCAGCATTATCGGATATATCGTCTCTCGTTGCCATAACTAGCGGTAAAAATTTGTTCAATTCGTTAGCTGTATCTTCCGAATATTTTATAAACGGTACGACCGGTGCTCTTGCAGCTCATGCAGGATATTATACAAGCGAATTTATTAGGGTGATACCTTCAACTAACTATATTACCAGCCCAGCATCGGCTTATAGAGTGGGTTATTATGGTAAAGCACAGGATTTTATAGGATATGCCGATACCGTGACAGCATTTACAACGGCATCAAACGTATATTATATAAAAATATCTGCATTAAACGCAACTCTCGCAACACGCCAAATAGAGTTAGGTTCGACGGCAACTGATTACTGGGAATTTTCTGCAATAACCCAATTAGAAAACAAACTTTCAACTAATATAAAAAATACAGCTATTTTAGCCAGAGGTAAAAATCTGGTTGACACATCAGTTGTAACATCAGGAGTCGTCTTGGATGTTGCTACAGGGGCAACATCATCGAATGCAAGTTATTTTACTACTGAATATATAAAACTCTATTCATCTAGTAGTTATAGGATCAGTGGAACCCCTTACGGACATGCTATTTATAATTCAAACATGGTGTATGTAAGCGGTGCATTGCTTAACTACGGAATAACAACCCCATCTGATAGCAATGGATTTGTGTACATACGAATTAGCGCACTTAATGCCCAGCTAAACTATATGCAAATAGAGGCAGGAACTGTTGCAACAGATTATCAGAAATTCCATGAAATAACGGTATCTGGCAACGCTATTCTGCCGGATACGATTGGAGATTATAAACTCAAGGAGTCGTATATTATTGGCACTCCAAGCAAAAATCTATTCAATAAAAATGATGTAAATTTAAACTCATTTTTATTAAGTACGGGTGGCGGTGCGTATTATTATGCAAATTATTTTGTTAGTAATTACATTCCGGTAAACGAATCTACAGAATATTATCCAACAGTATCAGCAGTTAATCGCATATCGTATTATGATAAATTTGGGACTTTTATCTCCCAGTCCAATAATGTCACTGGATCGATAACAACCCCCGCTAAAACAACATCACTCAGATTGGCATCATCGACAGCAAGCATCAATAGTGTTCAGCTTGAATTGGGATCAGCGGCAACGGTTTATGCAAATTATGGTGCTGAGTTGTCCAGTTCAGTGTTAGTCAGTTCGGGCCTTAAACCACCAAAAATATATACGTTGGATGATGCATGGAAAGCTTGGCTCAATGGAGATAAATTCCCTATTGCTTTTTATGGTGATTCAACAACACTCGGTACAGGTACAACCGGAGTTGTGGCAGGGGCATTATTGGGCGATGCAACCACACCAGCAGGCACTGATAATACGTCCCCGAATGCGTACAGTAAAATACTTGAGGCATTAATCATTGATGCTACTGGCAATTCGACGCTGAAAGTTTATAACGCAGGGTTCTCTGGGAAAACACTTTCATGGGGGGCGTTATCTGCAAACATGGAGTCTGAGTTCGCCGGTACATCTGATTACTCAGATGTAAAAATGATTGGATTAGGATTTGGCATCAACGACAGAGTGCTATACACAACAGAAACATTATTTAAGTCAGGATTCAAAGCTGATTTAGCGACTGCAATTAACTGGTGCTATGACCATGATATCCAACCGTTTCTGCTCACAACTCAGGCTGTTTTAGCGTGTGGAGTAGCTACCACTTATGTTGGTACATATCCACTGAGAACATCTGAAGCAATAGAAACTGTCGCAAATGAAATTAAGCGTGAGATTGCAGAAAAATATGGTTTGGAGATTGTCAACCTCAACGCTTTCACTAGAGATTATCTGCAATACTCAAGCGTCCTGCATTCAACCCTGATACCTGACAAGCTCCATTTTGGTGATGTTGGGCATGAGTTTGAAGCAGGGGCGATCTTCTCAGAGATATGTCCTTGGTGTCAGACGGTTGAGAGTAGTGTAAGAATTGACTACTCGACTCAGGTCATAAGGGACGCTCCAGCAGATGACCTCATAACACTGGCTGGATCGCTTACGAATGGATTTAAGTTGTATGCCAGTTATACAAAGGGCGATGCGCTAGATCTTAAAATAATGACCACATGGGTTTTTGTTACCAGTAAAACTCCACTTACATTGACGGCTTATAAAGGAGCTACAGGTCTGACTTATGCTGTAGTCGATGGGGTGACTACCGTCCTGTCTACTGGCTCAACTGCACTCGGTACTCTTGAGATCGGGCTGCACAAGCTGGAAGTATTTACAGGTCTTTCAACTGCCGTAGATTTTCAGGGTTTTACGCTTTCGTAG